Below is a genomic region from Candidatus Polarisedimenticolia bacterium.
GCGGCCCGGGCCGCGGCTCACTTCGAGAACAAGCCGCTCGAGGACGTGATCGACTACCTGATGAAGAACCGGACGATGATCTTCATCTTCGACGGGAAGTTCGATCTCCGCCAGAAGGTCGACATGGATGTCTACGACCTGCCCCAGTCGGAGATTGCCGACATCATCTCGGGCGTTCTGGGAGCCGTGCCCTCGATGGAAGCCGAGAACACCTGGAAGTTCCGCCAGCTCACTCCCGCCGAGACGTTGCAGCAGGCGCCGGTGGAGGAGGAGCCGGTGGCCGGAGAGCCGCCGCCGGCCGAGGAGCCCCCGCCTCCCCCGCAGGACCCGAACGACGACGGGGACGGGCGATGACGAAGGCCATGACCGGAAGCAAGCGAGGCCGCTTCAACATCCGCGAGGAGCGCGTCAAGGTGGCGGTGGTCCTCGGGATCGTCGCGGTGCTCAACATCATCCTGTACGTGACGATGAACCTGCCGCGGCTGCACCGCCAGGCCGTGGAAGAGCAGCGGCTGGCCGCGGTCACGCAGAGCCTCTCCGAGGTCTCCCGCCGGGTGGGCACCATGAAGGACCTCGACCAGCGCTTCGAGGGGGAGCAGGAGAAGGTGAAGAAGTTCTACGGCGACATCCTCGGGACCAAGGACTTGCGGATGATCCGCATCCAGCGCGAGGTGCGCGCCATCGCCACCTCGCTCGGGATGGACCCCGAGACGATCGCCTACCAGCCGGAGCTGCTCGACAAGGTCGGCCTGGTCCGCTTCAGCGTGAATGTCCCCCTGTCGGGCGATTACCGGAACCTGCGGCAGTTCATCAACAAGATCGAGAAATCGGAGAATTTCCTGATCGTGGACAGCGTGACCCTCGGGGGTTCGAAGGACGGCGGCGCCCTGCTCGACCTGAACATTCACCTGTCAACCTATTTCGATGCCCCGGAGCTGCGCGACCTCAAGCCGGCAGCCCCCAAGAAGCCCGAAGGGAAGACCTGAGATGGAGCTGGCCCTGGATCTCAAGAAGCGGCGCCGCGAGCTCATTCTGGGAGGGGCCCTGATCGTCGTGGTGTCGGCGTTCCTCTACACGCGGGCGGGAAGCTCCGCCGCGGGCGCGGGCGTGGACGATTCGGTCTTCGTCACCGGGCCTCCCAAGGAAGTCGCGGTGGCGCTGAGCAAGCTTTCCTCGGTCAAGCTCCCGGGAGTGATCCTGGAGCGTCTGGACGATGAGGCGATCCGCTACGATCCGAGCCAGCGGAACATTTTCCGCTACGGTAACATCCCGCCGCCGCCCCCGAGCCCGGAGGAGCTGGCGCGCATCGAGGAGGCGCGGCGCGCCGCCGAAACGGCGCGCCAGGCCGCCATCGAACAGGAAAACCAGAGGATCAAGCAGGCGGAGGAAGCGCAGGCGCTGGCTGCCGTGCAGCCTCCCATCGACCCTTCGACCGGCCTGCCGGTGGGCATGACGCCGCCGCCTCCTCCCAAGCCGGTGCCTCCGGCCATCACCTTCCGCTACTCGGGCTACCTCGGGTCGGAGGCCAACAAGATGGCGGTGCTCTACATCGGCGAGGACATGATGATGGCGCGGCGCGGCGATATCGTGGAAAAGCAATTCAAGGTCCTGGACATCGGCTACGATTGGGTGAAGATCGGCTACACCGACCCCCTCTTCTCGGATCAGTCTCAAAAACTACGGATGGGTCCGTGAGCGGGGCGACGCTTGCTCAACGGGACGATCCCGCGAGGCTAAATTGATGATCAAGCTCAGCTCGGCAAGGCCCCGAATCGCTCTTCTCCTCCTCGTTCTCCTGCCGCTGGCGGGCTGTGTCGCTTCGACCGCCCCGTACCGCCAGGGGCAGAAGTACATGGATGCGGAGAATTACGACCAGGCGGTGCTCGCCTTCTCCAAGGCGTTGTCAGCGAAGCCGGGGGAGATCAAGTACCAGGTGGCCCTCGCTCGGGCGCGTCTGCGGGCGTCGCAGGAGCATTTCGAGCGCGGGCAGCGCTACGCCCAGGCCGAGCAGCTGGAGCCGGCGATGGCCGAGATGCAGCAGGCCGTGCTGCTGGATCCCTCCAACCAGTACGCCGCGAACGAGATGGCGAAGCTGGTGGCGGAATACAAGAAGCGCAAGGGCCAGGAGCCGAGCGACATGGAGAAGATGAAGGAAAAGGCGAAGATGGCCGGTCGCGAGGTCCCTCGCCTGAACCCCAAGTCGAACATCCCGATCGCGCTGAAGTTCAAGGACGAGACGATCCGCAAGGTGTACGACGCCCTGAGCAAGGCGACGGGCATCACCTTTCTGTACGACGAGCGGGTGGATCTCGGGAAGAAGGTCACGGTCGAGCTCTCCGACGTGAGCTTCTCGAAGGCGCTCGAGATCCTGATGGCGCAGAACAAGCACTTCTTCAAGGTCTGGGACGCCAACACCATTCTGGTGGCCGACGACAATCAGCAGAAGCACAAGGAATACGACGACCTGGTAATCCAGACCTTCTACCTCAGCAACGCCGACGTCAAGGATGTCCAGGTGCTGCTGCGCACGCTCCTGGACGCCAGGCAGCTGGCGCAGAACGACCGGCTCAACGCCATCACCATCCGTGACACCCCCGAGCGCGTGCAGGTCGCCGAGAAGATCATCGAATCCAACGACAAGGCGAAATCGGAGCTGATCGTCGACGTGCAGCTGCTGGAGCTGAACCGGAACATCCTGCAGAACCTGGGGATCGATCTGG
It encodes:
- a CDS encoding GspMb/PilO family protein, which produces MTKAMTGSKRGRFNIREERVKVAVVLGIVAVLNIILYVTMNLPRLHRQAVEEQRLAAVTQSLSEVSRRVGTMKDLDQRFEGEQEKVKKFYGDILGTKDLRMIRIQREVRAIATSLGMDPETIAYQPELLDKVGLVRFSVNVPLSGDYRNLRQFINKIEKSENFLIVDSVTLGGSKDGGALLDLNIHLSTYFDAPELRDLKPAAPKKPEGKT